The proteins below are encoded in one region of Juglans microcarpa x Juglans regia isolate MS1-56 chromosome 4D, Jm3101_v1.0, whole genome shotgun sequence:
- the LOC121261386 gene encoding probable nucleoredoxin 2, with amino-acid sequence MKQEAKEMNDDFRAMLNGDSGQVSSSRISSLLASKDRDYLLSSNGAQVNVSDLESKVVGLYFSANWYPPCWNFTKVLVGIYEQLKTSGSNFEIVYISSDEDLDAFNNYHACMPWLAIPFSDLETKKALNRKFDVEGIPCLVILQPNDNKDDATLHDGVELIYRYGIEAFPFTKERLETLHREEREKHENQTLTNLLTNHDRDYLLGHPSPKQVPVASLIGKTIGLYFSAQWCLPCVKFAPKLISIYRKIKQMLGEKGDDEDFDVVLISNDRDQESFDSYFETMPWLALPFGDPVGKDLAKHFDVRGIPCLVILGPDGKTVTKHGRNLINLYQENAYPFTEAKVELLEKQMDEEAKSLPRSVFHSGHRHELTLVSEGNGGGPFICCGCDEQGSGWAYQCLECGYEVHPKCVSAAADRDSSDNS; translated from the exons ATGAAGCAGGAGGCGAAAGAGATGAACGATGACTTTCGAGCCATGCTAAACGGCGACTCTGGGCAGGTCTCGAGCTCCAGAATCTCATCTCTATTGGCGTCCAAAGATCGTGATTATCTTCTCTCATCAAACGGAGCTcag GTGAATGTGTCTGATCTTGAAAGCAAGGTCGTAGGACTGTATTTCTCGGCCAACTGGTATCCACCATGCTGGAACTTCACCAAAGTCCTAGTTGGCATCTACGAGCAACTCAAGACTAGTGGGTCTAATTTTGAAATTGTCTATATTTCATCGGATGAAGACTTGGATGCTTTTAACAATTATCACGCATGCATGCCGTGGCTGGCAATTCCGTTCTCTGACTTGGAGACAAAGAAAGCATTGAACCGGAAATTTGATGTCGAGGGTATTCCTTGCCTTGTTATTTTGCAACCTAATGATAATAAAGACGATGCAACCTTGCATGATGGTGTGGAGCTCATTTATCGCTACGGTATTGAAGCCTTCCCATTTACTAAAGAGAGGTTGGAGACATTGCAccgggaagagagggagaagcaTGAGAACCAGACCCTAACCAATTTATTAACGAATCATGATAGAGACTATCTTTTGGGCCATCCCAGCCCTAAACAG GTGCCTGTTGCTTCATTAATAGGAAAAACAATTGGACTGTATTTCTCTGCTCAGTGGTGCCTTCCATGTGTAAAATTCGCGCCCAAGTTAATCTCCATCTACCGAAAGATCAAGCAGATGCTGGGAGAGAAGGGAGATGATGAGGACTTCGACGTAGTGCTCATATCAAATGATCGTGACCAGGAGTCATTTGACTCCTACTTCGAAACCATGCCATGGCTAGCTTTGCCTTTTGGGGACCCAGTTGGGAAGGATCTTGCTAAGCACTTTGACGTACGGGGTATCCCCTGTTTGGTAATCTTAGGCCCTGATGGTAAAACTGTTACCAAACATGGGAGGAACTTGATAAACCTGTACCAAGAAAATGCATACCCTTTCACGGAGGCCAAAGTGGAGTTGCTAGAGAAACAGATGGATGAAGAGGCCAAGAGCCTTCCGAGATCAGTTTTCCACTCCGGCCACCGCCACGAGCTGACTCTGGTCTCCGAAGGGAATGGAGGAGGACCTTTTATATGTTGTGGTTGTGATGAACAAGGGTCTGGCTGGGCTTATCAATGCCTGGAATGTGGGTACGAGGTGCATCCCAAGTGTGTGAGTGCTGCTGCAGATCGTGACTCTTCAGACAATAGTTGA